The following proteins are encoded in a genomic region of Corynebacterium atypicum:
- the trxB gene encoding thioredoxin-disulfide reductase, giving the protein MTVHDLAIIGSGPAGYTAALYAARAELNPVVFEGFEFGGSLMNTTEVENYPGFEQGIMGPELMMAMRGQAERFGAKLLQEQVDSVELDGPEKVLHVGNETVRARAVILATGSAPRHLGIPGEEELTGHGVSTCATCDGFFFKGHTIAVAGGGDSAMEEATFLTRFAEKVYIVHRREGFRASPIMLERAQNNEKIEILTNKRITRVNEDAGKVKSLELTDAATGEVSELAATALFVAIGHDPRSQFLGGQVKLNDAGYVVVDEPSTRTSVSGVFACGDLVDDHYQQAISAAGTGAKAALDAQAYLEAL; this is encoded by the coding sequence ATGACCGTCCACGATCTGGCGATCATCGGGTCGGGGCCAGCCGGTTACACGGCCGCGCTCTACGCCGCGCGAGCCGAACTTAACCCCGTGGTCTTCGAGGGCTTCGAGTTTGGCGGCTCCCTGATGAACACCACCGAGGTAGAGAACTACCCTGGCTTCGAACAGGGCATCATGGGCCCCGAACTCATGATGGCCATGCGCGGCCAGGCCGAGCGTTTCGGCGCCAAGCTGCTCCAGGAGCAGGTCGACTCGGTGGAGCTGGACGGCCCGGAGAAGGTCCTGCACGTGGGCAACGAGACGGTGCGTGCCCGCGCGGTGATCCTGGCCACGGGGTCGGCACCCCGGCATCTGGGCATTCCGGGCGAGGAGGAGCTGACTGGCCACGGGGTATCTACCTGCGCGACCTGCGACGGGTTCTTTTTCAAAGGCCACACCATCGCGGTGGCCGGCGGGGGCGACTCGGCGATGGAAGAGGCGACATTTCTTACCAGGTTCGCCGAGAAGGTCTACATCGTGCACCGCAGGGAGGGCTTCCGGGCCTCGCCGATCATGCTCGAGCGCGCACAGAATAACGAGAAGATCGAGATCCTGACGAACAAACGCATCACCCGCGTCAACGAGGATGCGGGCAAGGTGAAAAGCCTCGAGCTTACTGACGCCGCGACTGGCGAGGTGAGCGAGCTTGCGGCCACCGCGCTCTTCGTCGCCATCGGCCACGACCCGCGCTCCCAGTTCCTCGGCGGGCAGGTGAAGCTGAATGACGCCGGCTACGTAGTCGTCGACGAGCCCTCCACGCGCACCTCGGTTTCCGGCGTATTTGCCTGCGGCGACTTGGTCGACGACCACTACCAGCAGGCGATCTCGGCCGCGGGTACCGGCGCTAAGGCCGCGCTCGACGCCCAGGCCTACCTCGAGGCGCTGTGA
- a CDS encoding murein biosynthesis integral membrane protein MurJ translates to MGRVNSSDEPGLRGRFVAAAPPAPVPEPRAKEKSSPACEDRSRLTAAPDGSSESGTRTAAATTATSPRKATSPRKATAAGRAGAPHRGAEQHAARTSAERAAAEGGAEVEESEGTSDADVVRSTGSMAIATLCSRITGFMRNVLIGASLGSAISSAFNTANTLPNLITEIVLGAVLTSLVVPVLVRAEKEDADHGSAFVRRLFTLAFTMLGTVTVLAVLAAPLLTRMTLGTDGEVNVTQSTSFAFLVLPQILFYGLFSLFMAVLNTKGVFKPGAWAPVANNVVSIAVLLAYRFLPGELDPAAPSPVTDPHVLLLGLGTTAGVVVQMFILIPPLKRAGVDLRPLWGIDERLKSFGGMAMAIVVYVAISQAGWVITTNIASASSAAAPNIYQQHWLLLQVPYGIIGVTLLTALMPRLSRNAADGDDNAVVRDLTLATKLTFIALIPIVVFFTVFGRQIGVALFHYGAFERSASELLGLTLSFSAFTLIPYATVLLHLRVFYAREEAWTPTWIIAGITATKVVLSLAAPAVASSPDRVVVLLGAANGFGFIAGAGIGGYLLRRKLGRLGGAEILRTSVWALGAGVVGAGVAWGFGWLLDLAAGGVFAWLGSFGELLRLGLVGVLFLVVVGVILSFSKLPEVQNLGALAQRIPVVGRLIHVDQDHGIETGEATQREINQQYLAVEAFAATPVPPPMSAGVVRGPRLVPGAPVADGRFRLLVEHGSASGARFWEAMERSTRRRVALVFVDTSGSSPLAPATPAAAAGAASEVRRRTRKLDALGHPAIASNIEVSAYRSGCLVVADWVEGSPLKTVAEAGNADPRAAVLAVSPLADAVGRAHDTGTPLGLDNWSHIRINTSGAAVLAFPAVLPDASRTDDLSAIASALELLVDQETAPDDVCAVVAESRDQDVSPIQLGEHLKEVGLAGAAEAEKSRTPGVELRVEKDVAPAVEQRPGFGAEGLNRRATIVLALLVFAVVVGIAAAATYLTGVLGKGGDEAPVQQPGTTTKAAPAPLPIVQSLKSARVNPDDEDAHLAVDGDTETYVEIPQGSSLDLSLQSQAAVNTVVLTLDRSALVTIMDARGTELVRDFQAAPGRNTVLLKSPAQPHGGASAEPSPAGTDAATPQDQAGQPTATTTGATPSPGGSSPRTGVSRADAKRDVRFTDRISLTFDDVVGVEEVRVVGIGPRR, encoded by the coding sequence ATAGGGCGTGTGAACTCCTCTGACGAACCGGGACTGCGCGGCCGCTTTGTAGCCGCCGCGCCTCCCGCCCCCGTGCCGGAGCCGCGAGCTAAAGAAAAATCTTCCCCGGCATGTGAGGACCGCTCACGGCTTACCGCCGCCCCCGATGGCTCGAGCGAATCGGGCACGCGCACTGCAGCCGCGACCACGGCCACCTCCCCCCGCAAGGCCACCTCCCCCCGCAAGGCCACCGCAGCCGGCAGGGCAGGCGCCCCCCATCGGGGGGCCGAGCAGCACGCCGCGCGCACCAGCGCAGAACGCGCTGCAGCCGAAGGCGGCGCGGAGGTAGAAGAATCCGAGGGCACCTCAGACGCGGACGTGGTGCGCTCCACCGGGTCGATGGCGATAGCCACGCTGTGCTCCCGGATCACTGGGTTCATGCGCAACGTGCTCATCGGCGCGTCGCTGGGCTCGGCGATCTCCTCGGCCTTCAACACGGCGAACACGCTGCCCAACCTCATCACAGAGATCGTGCTTGGCGCCGTGTTGACCTCGCTGGTGGTGCCCGTGCTCGTGCGCGCCGAGAAAGAGGACGCCGACCACGGCTCCGCCTTCGTGCGCCGCCTGTTTACCCTGGCGTTCACGATGCTGGGCACGGTGACGGTCCTCGCCGTCCTCGCCGCTCCACTGCTGACTCGGATGACGCTCGGCACGGACGGCGAGGTCAACGTCACCCAGTCGACGTCGTTTGCCTTCCTGGTGCTCCCGCAGATCCTGTTCTACGGGCTGTTCTCTCTCTTCATGGCGGTGCTCAACACCAAGGGCGTGTTCAAACCCGGGGCCTGGGCGCCGGTAGCCAACAACGTCGTATCCATCGCGGTATTGCTCGCCTACCGGTTCTTGCCCGGCGAGCTGGACCCAGCGGCCCCCAGCCCGGTCACCGACCCGCACGTGCTGCTGCTGGGCCTGGGCACCACCGCTGGCGTGGTGGTGCAGATGTTCATCTTGATCCCGCCGCTTAAGCGCGCCGGGGTGGACCTGCGCCCCCTGTGGGGCATCGACGAGCGTCTGAAATCCTTCGGTGGCATGGCGATGGCCATCGTGGTCTACGTGGCCATCTCCCAGGCCGGCTGGGTGATCACCACCAACATCGCCTCGGCATCGTCGGCGGCCGCGCCCAACATCTACCAGCAGCACTGGCTGCTGCTGCAGGTGCCGTACGGCATCATCGGCGTCACGTTGCTCACGGCGCTGATGCCCAGGCTCTCGCGCAACGCGGCAGACGGCGATGATAATGCCGTGGTCCGCGACCTGACGCTGGCCACCAAGCTGACCTTCATCGCGCTCATCCCGATCGTGGTGTTCTTCACCGTCTTTGGCCGGCAGATCGGCGTCGCGCTGTTCCACTACGGCGCGTTTGAGCGCTCGGCCTCTGAGCTCCTGGGGCTCACGCTGAGCTTCTCCGCGTTCACGCTTATTCCGTACGCGACCGTGCTGTTGCACCTGCGCGTCTTCTACGCCCGTGAGGAGGCGTGGACGCCGACCTGGATCATCGCCGGGATCACCGCCACCAAGGTGGTTCTCTCTCTGGCCGCGCCCGCGGTCGCATCCTCCCCGGACCGGGTGGTGGTGCTCTTGGGGGCGGCGAACGGCTTCGGCTTCATCGCCGGTGCGGGCATCGGCGGGTACCTGCTGCGCCGTAAACTCGGCCGCCTCGGCGGGGCGGAGATCCTGCGCACCTCGGTCTGGGCGCTGGGCGCCGGCGTCGTCGGCGCGGGTGTCGCCTGGGGGTTCGGCTGGCTTCTCGACCTGGCCGCCGGCGGGGTATTCGCCTGGCTGGGGTCCTTCGGCGAGCTGCTGCGCTTGGGCCTTGTGGGCGTGCTCTTCCTCGTGGTGGTCGGGGTGATCTTGAGCTTTTCCAAGCTGCCCGAGGTGCAGAACCTGGGGGCGCTGGCGCAGCGCATCCCCGTCGTCGGCCGCCTCATCCACGTCGACCAGGACCACGGCATCGAAACCGGCGAGGCCACTCAGCGCGAAATCAACCAGCAGTACCTGGCCGTCGAGGCGTTCGCCGCCACGCCCGTGCCCCCGCCGATGTCAGCCGGTGTGGTCCGCGGGCCGCGCCTGGTGCCGGGAGCCCCGGTTGCCGACGGCCGCTTCCGGCTGCTGGTCGAGCACGGCTCGGCGTCCGGAGCCCGCTTCTGGGAGGCCATGGAGCGCTCCACCCGGCGGCGCGTGGCGCTCGTCTTTGTGGATACCAGCGGCTCCTCGCCCCTGGCCCCAGCCACTCCCGCCGCCGCGGCCGGCGCCGCCTCCGAGGTGCGGCGGCGCACCCGCAAGCTGGACGCCCTCGGGCACCCGGCGATCGCGAGCAACATCGAGGTCTCGGCGTACCGCTCCGGCTGCCTTGTCGTCGCCGACTGGGTGGAGGGCTCCCCGCTGAAAACCGTCGCCGAGGCGGGCAACGCCGACCCGCGCGCGGCGGTGCTCGCGGTCTCTCCGCTTGCCGACGCCGTCGGGCGTGCACACGACACGGGCACCCCGCTGGGCTTGGACAACTGGTCGCACATCCGGATCAACACCTCTGGGGCGGCGGTGCTCGCCTTCCCGGCCGTGCTGCCGGATGCTTCGCGCACCGACGACCTTTCTGCCATCGCCTCTGCCCTGGAACTCCTGGTGGACCAAGAGACGGCCCCGGATGACGTCTGCGCGGTGGTCGCAGAATCGCGCGACCAGGACGTCAGTCCGATTCAGCTAGGCGAGCACCTCAAGGAGGTGGGGCTTGCCGGCGCCGCGGAGGCGGAAAAGTCGCGCACCCCGGGGGTGGAGCTGCGGGTGGAAAAGGACGTGGCTCCGGCCGTCGAGCAGCGCCCCGGCTTCGGCGCCGAGGGGCTCAACAGGCGCGCCACGATCGTGCTGGCCCTGCTCGTCTTTGCCGTCGTCGTGGGCATCGCCGCCGCTGCGACCTACCTCACCGGCGTCTTAGGCAAGGGCGGCGACGAGGCTCCCGTGCAGCAACCCGGCACCACCACCAAGGCTGCGCCGGCGCCGCTGCCCATCGTGCAGTCGCTCAAGTCCGCCCGGGTAAACCCGGACGATGAGGACGCACACCTGGCCGTGGACGGCGATACGGAGACCTACGTCGAGATTCCCCAGGGGTCTTCTCTGGATCTCTCGCTGCAGTCCCAGGCCGCCGTCAACACCGTCGTGCTCACGCTGGACCGCTCCGCGCTGGTGACGATCATGGATGCCCGCGGCACCGAGCTGGTGCGCGACTTCCAGGCCGCACCCGGCCGCAACACGGTGCTGCTCAAGTCGCCTGCGCAGCCGCACGGCGGTGCTTCCGCCGAGCCAAGCCCCGCCGGAACAGACGCGGCGACCCCGCAGGATCAGGCCGGGCAGCCTACGGCCACCACCACGGGTGCCACGCCGTCGCCGGGCGGCTCGTCGCCGCGCACCGGGGTATCGCGGGCTGACGCCAAGCGCGACGTCCGGTTCACCGACCGCATCTCGTTGACGTTCGACGACGTCGTCGGCGTCGAGGAAGTCCGGGTGGTAGGCATCGGGCCCCGGCGCTAG
- the trxA gene encoding thioredoxin: MHAVTQETFRAEVVESDRPVIVDFWAEWCGPCKALAPELAKAEELLGEKAKIVTVDVDQERGLAAMFQVLSIPTVLIYSGGKLASQFTGVTSADDVVARVEALA; the protein is encoded by the coding sequence ATGCACGCCGTTACTCAAGAGACTTTCCGCGCCGAGGTCGTCGAGTCCGACCGACCCGTCATCGTCGACTTCTGGGCCGAGTGGTGCGGGCCGTGCAAGGCGCTCGCTCCCGAGCTAGCCAAGGCCGAGGAACTTCTCGGCGAGAAGGCGAAGATCGTTACCGTCGATGTGGACCAGGAGCGCGGCCTGGCGGCCATGTTCCAGGTGCTGTCGATCCCTACCGTGCTGATCTACTCCGGCGGCAAGCTCGCATCTCAGTTCACCGGTGTCACCTCCGCCGATGACGTCGTGGCGCGCGTGGAAGCGCTCGCCTAG
- a CDS encoding sigma-70 family RNA polymerase sigma factor translates to MDHRSDLELVRSYCSGEEEAFTAIVRRHRARLTWVARRYSRREEDAQDIVQEALLRAAMKLHTFRAEAKLTTWLHRLVTNAAFDYTGLARNRNESAVLDDDTRLRPALTGGGLAHDPMHSVDLRLSLVPALGAIAEGQAAALVATHALGLSVEHAARILGVRPGTIKSRTKRGRDQLRKLIDASLRQDASTTARPGQIVC, encoded by the coding sequence ATGGATCACCGCAGCGATCTGGAGCTGGTCCGAAGCTACTGCTCGGGGGAGGAAGAGGCGTTCACCGCGATCGTGCGCCGCCACCGGGCCCGACTGACCTGGGTGGCGCGCCGCTACTCCCGGCGCGAGGAAGACGCCCAGGACATCGTCCAGGAGGCACTGCTACGCGCCGCCATGAAACTGCACACCTTCCGGGCAGAAGCGAAGCTGACCACCTGGCTGCACCGGCTGGTGACCAACGCCGCATTCGACTACACCGGGCTGGCCCGTAACCGCAACGAGTCCGCCGTGTTGGACGACGACACCCGGCTGCGGCCCGCGCTAACGGGCGGCGGGCTCGCCCACGACCCGATGCACTCGGTGGACCTACGCTTAAGCCTGGTGCCGGCCCTAGGCGCAATCGCCGAGGGACAGGCGGCCGCGCTGGTAGCCACCCACGCCCTGGGGTTGAGCGTGGAGCACGCCGCCCGGATCCTCGGTGTGCGCCCCGGAACCATCAAGTCGCGCACCAAGCGCGGGCGCGACCAGCTGCGCAAGCTTATCGACGCCTCCCTGCGCCAGGACGCCTCGACCACGGCGCGACCAGGACAGATCGTGTGTTAA
- a CDS encoding NUDIX hydrolase: protein MPTRNETSAGGLVVSGLFEARQPDGQLDLSRVYVALIGRLDRRGRFLWSMPKGHVEAGETPRQTAQREVWEETGIHGEVFAELGVIDYWFVSEGVRIHKTVHHHLLRYRDGYLNDDDPEVTEVTWVPVDHLIERLAYADERKLARRGLDMLPELAQKETKATPR, encoded by the coding sequence ATGCCCACACGCAACGAGACCTCTGCCGGCGGGCTGGTGGTCTCTGGCCTCTTTGAGGCCCGGCAGCCAGACGGCCAGCTGGACCTTTCGCGGGTCTACGTCGCGCTGATTGGCCGCCTCGACCGCCGCGGCCGGTTCTTGTGGTCCATGCCCAAGGGCCACGTTGAGGCCGGCGAGACTCCACGGCAGACCGCGCAACGCGAGGTGTGGGAGGAAACCGGAATCCACGGCGAGGTCTTCGCGGAACTCGGCGTCATCGACTACTGGTTCGTCTCCGAAGGGGTGCGCATCCACAAAACCGTGCACCACCACCTGCTGCGCTACCGCGACGGCTACCTCAACGACGACGACCCAGAGGTAACCGAGGTCACCTGGGTGCCAGTCGACCACCTCATCGAGCGGCTGGCCTACGCTGACGAGCGCAAGCTCGCCCGCAGGGGATTGGACATGCTCCCCGAGCTCGCACAGAAAGAAACTAAGGCCACCCCTCGATGA
- a CDS encoding N-acetylmuramoyl-L-alanine amidase, with protein MSEVLRVGDTSPRVAEARATLARLGRLSNYQGVIPDTAQGSQQYSESDTYFDPALANQLKAFQQTRGIMPTGNIDEITLYELRGATYSLGERTLAYQPGNPLVGDDVAQLQKQLQELGFYTDRIDGHFGPVTEHSLKTYQLNYGIAPDGEFGPETSRALSLLGRRITGGSAQAIREREHVRQAGPRLAGKRVIIDPALGGEHCGQIVQGRYGEITEEELLWDLASRIQERMQAAGMEAVFTRTRQDDPSAKARAEMANAAEADLMISLALDHYHNERAGGVASFYFGSEIGNSSLTGETLSGYIQREIVARTPLTNCGNHGRTWEILRLSKMPTVEVVAGYLTNPRDIAIITDPSHRDAIAESVVVAVKRLYLLDKGTQRTGTYRFAELLREELMG; from the coding sequence GTGTCCGAGGTTTTGCGTGTCGGTGACACCAGCCCGCGGGTAGCTGAAGCCCGCGCCACTCTCGCCCGGCTGGGCCGACTGAGCAATTACCAGGGGGTCATCCCGGATACCGCGCAGGGATCGCAGCAGTACAGCGAATCCGATACGTACTTCGATCCCGCCTTGGCTAACCAGCTCAAGGCCTTCCAGCAAACCCGTGGCATCATGCCCACCGGAAACATCGATGAGATCACGCTCTACGAGTTGCGCGGAGCCACCTACTCGCTCGGCGAGCGCACGCTCGCGTACCAGCCCGGCAACCCGCTCGTAGGCGACGACGTCGCGCAGCTGCAAAAGCAGCTGCAAGAGCTAGGGTTTTACACCGACCGCATCGACGGCCACTTTGGGCCTGTCACCGAGCACTCGCTCAAGACCTACCAACTCAACTACGGCATCGCCCCGGACGGCGAGTTCGGCCCGGAGACCAGCCGCGCCTTAAGCCTTTTGGGGCGCCGCATCACTGGTGGGTCGGCCCAGGCGATCCGGGAGCGCGAGCACGTCCGCCAGGCGGGCCCCAGGTTGGCCGGCAAGCGCGTCATTATTGATCCCGCCCTCGGCGGCGAGCATTGCGGCCAAATCGTCCAGGGCCGCTACGGCGAGATCACCGAGGAGGAGCTGCTCTGGGACCTGGCATCCCGCATCCAGGAGCGAATGCAGGCCGCCGGGATGGAGGCCGTATTCACCCGCACCCGGCAGGATGACCCCAGCGCCAAGGCCCGCGCAGAGATGGCCAACGCCGCGGAGGCCGACCTCATGATCTCTCTGGCCCTGGACCACTACCACAACGAGCGCGCAGGCGGCGTGGCCTCCTTCTACTTCGGGTCCGAGATCGGCAACAGCTCGCTGACCGGCGAGACGCTCTCGGGCTACATCCAGCGGGAGATCGTGGCGCGCACCCCGCTGACCAACTGCGGCAACCACGGACGCACGTGGGAGATCCTCAGACTGAGTAAGATGCCCACGGTGGAGGTTGTCGCCGGTTACCTGACCAACCCACGCGACATCGCGATCATCACCGATCCGAGCCACCGCGACGCGATCGCCGAATCCGTCGTCGTCGCCGTCAAGCGGCTCTACCTTTTGGACAAAGGGACTCAGCGCACCGGCACCTACCGGTTCGCTGAGCTGCTGCGCGAGGAGCTCATGGGCTAG